The proteins below are encoded in one region of Peptococcaceae bacterium 1198_IL3148:
- a CDS encoding BON domain-containing protein has protein sequence MQKSKDDELKRLVNAYLEADAEMRAYDIKADVVDGEVQLTGIVDTVSDKNRANEVVSRVNGIKRIENGIAISTDGQITDRGVAFEVMEELNADPRVNLKHIGVKSVGGKVFLMGHCTNAMEEQAAMEAALKARGVTEVISQIHHEAKEPSLEQLFHSQVNNDREAGRQMGIYTDI, from the coding sequence ATGCAAAAATCAAAGGATGACGAATTAAAGCGTTTAGTAAATGCTTATTTGGAAGCAGATGCTGAAATGAGGGCTTATGATATAAAGGCCGACGTTGTTGACGGTGAGGTGCAACTTACCGGGATTGTGGACACAGTTTCAGATAAAAACCGGGCTAATGAAGTTGTATCTAGGGTAAATGGTATTAAAAGGATAGAAAATGGTATTGCCATCTCCACCGATGGCCAAATAACCGATCGGGGCGTTGCCTTCGAAGTTATGGAAGAACTCAATGCTGACCCGCGGGTGAATTTAAAACATATAGGCGTTAAAAGCGTTGGTGGCAAAGTGTTCTTGATGGGGCACTGTACCAACGCCATGGAAGAGCAAGCGGCGATGGAAGCGGCCTTAAAGGCCAGGGGTGTGACAGAGGTAATCTCCCAAATACATCACGAAGCCAAAGAGCCCAGTTTAGAACAACTTTTTCACAGCCAAGTAAACAATGACCGAGAGGCTGGCAGGCAAATGGGTATATATACTGATATTTAA